The Streptomyces pactum genome contains a region encoding:
- a CDS encoding ALF repeat-containing protein, translating into MSASLWSRRRILTTVAGAAAVVPALPALATLTATPARAAGTDTDETDTGLPDTDRGKAVWQYKIGGTAVREAAAAALVGSSAAVSSFLTGELPVAQAEDNRFAVLTGLPHAGKSTQESAQAALTSGDEAIAAYLSTGYTEPVTTDLRVEVLTLLNNSGPGVRREATKALDLGTPQALRTFLDDTQYTAQAEDERVELFTILNTASPEVKKYAEQALNDGSAAAVHQFLVSGQFIARARDEEAATIDQLIAVVEREGKQAKLKTDQAVAASDHAKKAAAEAKAAALKAAEEARAAKDDVRKSARAANDAANAARGAASAANTAISASRTAQAASARAARAAQAAAAAAAAAGNAASRAYGAAIAASKDANKADAARRAAEGATRAADRARTAAKAADQAAIASQQASSAGSAAASAAQNAAAAANAAADAAASAGVAQSQAAKARQAAAEANAAAARATRAAGTAQTLANRAAAAARVARDAANSAADHADKAAAAANEAADAAGEAVEYAKRSTAYAEAAVEAATTAADAVKEAQEVEAAARAAETARIAQDTELGVEEARLRAKAEIDDAARAENQRTQADKTSTEIKDLIAAAETALKGGDTATAVTEGRKAAVQLLNATGSWTREAAEFALSGADEDVVNWIDTDRLLAQRQDDRETVLTVAQAAKPAVAEAAHRALASEDPDAAGDFLATGVIEAAATDNRVTVFSILNEDPGKAVRAKAEAALNDGSAMALHRFLNVELAEAVKQDDQVEIFRLLDSGGPYMKSAAQIVLEGSARMRRYFVARDKYNIARLDQDHATHVAAIRAAIAHAAKVAAQALEDAALASKAAAEARQAASEATEWAQKAQGYASDASESATEAKANADAADKSAADAARSAASAKQAASVARGAARTANYSMRQASASARQAVSYAAEAQASASSARASAIEAGKDAQAAAAAASEARSIVAAKRRAEAAEAARKAAEKAKQDEENGTNPSQNSDEDKPWYWDWELWPEDIGDPKQWATVTGHWSAIVGTAGVVLGVGALLFPPAAPALLAAAGAVGLVSWGLQGASALLHGIADNWQGSDFHSALGMFAVGGIFLGKGALLSKFGGVDDALRPVAEEVGAKISSVVGDSVTTVVGWLTW; encoded by the coding sequence TTGTCAGCGTCACTGTGGAGCAGACGCCGCATACTCACGACCGTCGCCGGGGCGGCGGCGGTCGTTCCCGCCCTGCCGGCCCTCGCCACCCTGACCGCCACACCCGCCCGGGCCGCCGGGACGGACACCGACGAGACGGACACCGGACTGCCCGACACCGACCGGGGCAAGGCGGTCTGGCAGTACAAGATCGGCGGCACCGCGGTCCGCGAGGCCGCCGCCGCGGCCCTGGTCGGCTCCTCGGCCGCCGTGTCCTCCTTCCTCACCGGTGAACTCCCGGTGGCACAGGCGGAGGACAACCGTTTCGCCGTTCTCACGGGTCTGCCCCACGCGGGCAAGTCCACCCAGGAATCGGCTCAGGCCGCCCTGACCTCCGGCGACGAGGCCATCGCCGCCTACCTGAGCACCGGCTACACCGAGCCCGTCACCACGGACCTGCGCGTCGAGGTGCTCACCCTGCTGAACAACAGCGGGCCGGGCGTCAGGCGCGAGGCCACCAAGGCACTGGATCTGGGCACCCCGCAGGCGCTGCGCACGTTCCTGGACGACACCCAGTACACGGCGCAGGCGGAGGACGAGCGGGTCGAGCTCTTCACGATCCTCAACACCGCCTCCCCCGAGGTCAAGAAGTACGCCGAACAGGCTCTGAACGACGGGTCGGCCGCGGCCGTCCACCAGTTCCTCGTCTCGGGCCAGTTCATCGCCCGGGCCCGCGACGAGGAGGCCGCGACGATCGACCAGTTGATCGCCGTCGTCGAGCGGGAGGGCAAGCAGGCCAAGCTCAAGACCGATCAGGCCGTGGCCGCCTCCGACCACGCCAAGAAGGCCGCGGCGGAGGCGAAGGCCGCCGCGCTGAAGGCGGCCGAGGAGGCGCGGGCCGCCAAGGACGACGTCCGCAAGTCGGCCCGGGCGGCGAACGACGCCGCGAACGCCGCCCGCGGCGCGGCCTCGGCCGCGAACACGGCGATCTCCGCCTCCCGCACCGCGCAGGCGGCGTCCGCCCGCGCCGCCCGAGCCGCGCAGGCCGCCGCCGCTGCCGCCGCCGCGGCCGGCAACGCCGCCTCCCGCGCCTACGGTGCCGCCATCGCCGCGTCCAAGGACGCGAACAAGGCGGACGCCGCCCGCCGCGCCGCCGAGGGCGCCACCCGTGCCGCCGACCGTGCGCGTACCGCCGCGAAGGCCGCCGACCAGGCCGCGATCGCCTCCCAGCAGGCCTCGTCGGCCGGTTCCGCCGCCGCGAGCGCCGCCCAGAACGCCGCCGCGGCCGCCAACGCCGCCGCCGACGCCGCCGCCTCGGCGGGCGTGGCCCAGTCCCAGGCCGCCAAGGCCCGGCAGGCCGCCGCCGAGGCGAACGCCGCCGCCGCGCGTGCCACCCGCGCCGCCGGCACCGCCCAGACCCTCGCCAACCGGGCCGCCGCCGCGGCGCGCGTGGCACGCGACGCCGCCAACAGCGCCGCCGACCACGCCGACAAGGCGGCCGCCGCCGCGAACGAGGCGGCGGACGCCGCGGGCGAGGCGGTCGAGTACGCCAAGCGGTCCACCGCCTACGCGGAGGCGGCGGTGGAGGCGGCCACCACGGCCGCCGACGCCGTCAAGGAGGCCCAGGAGGTGGAGGCCGCCGCCCGCGCCGCGGAGACGGCCCGCATCGCCCAGGACACCGAACTCGGCGTCGAGGAGGCCCGCCTGAGGGCAAAGGCCGAGATCGACGACGCCGCCCGGGCCGAGAACCAGCGCACCCAGGCGGACAAGACCAGCACGGAGATCAAGGACCTCATCGCCGCGGCCGAGACGGCGCTGAAGGGCGGGGACACCGCCACGGCCGTCACCGAGGGCCGCAAGGCCGCCGTCCAGCTTCTGAACGCCACCGGCAGTTGGACGCGGGAGGCCGCCGAGTTCGCCCTCTCCGGGGCGGACGAGGACGTCGTCAACTGGATCGACACCGACCGGCTCCTCGCCCAGCGGCAGGACGACCGCGAGACGGTCCTGACCGTCGCCCAGGCGGCCAAGCCCGCGGTCGCCGAGGCCGCGCACCGGGCGCTGGCCAGTGAAGACCCGGACGCCGCGGGTGACTTCCTCGCCACCGGGGTCATCGAGGCGGCGGCCACCGACAACCGCGTCACCGTGTTCTCGATCCTCAACGAGGACCCGGGCAAGGCCGTCCGGGCGAAGGCCGAGGCGGCCCTGAACGACGGCAGCGCCATGGCCCTGCACCGCTTCCTCAACGTGGAACTGGCGGAGGCTGTCAAGCAGGACGACCAGGTCGAGATCTTCCGTCTCCTCGACTCCGGCGGCCCGTACATGAAGTCGGCCGCGCAGATCGTCCTCGAGGGCTCCGCCCGTATGCGGCGGTACTTCGTCGCCCGCGACAAGTACAACATCGCCCGCCTCGACCAGGACCACGCCACCCACGTCGCCGCCATCCGCGCGGCCATCGCGCACGCCGCGAAGGTGGCCGCCCAGGCCCTGGAGGACGCCGCGCTCGCCTCCAAGGCGGCGGCCGAAGCCCGGCAGGCCGCGTCCGAGGCGACGGAGTGGGCTCAGAAGGCCCAGGGGTACGCGTCGGACGCCTCCGAGTCGGCCACCGAGGCGAAGGCGAACGCGGACGCCGCCGACAAGTCCGCGGCCGACGCCGCCCGTTCCGCCGCCAGCGCCAAGCAGGCGGCCTCCGTGGCCCGCGGCGCGGCCAGGACGGCGAACTACTCGATGCGGCAGGCGTCGGCGTCCGCCCGGCAGGCGGTCTCGTACGCGGCGGAGGCGCAGGCGTCCGCGTCCAGCGCGCGGGCCTCGGCGATCGAGGCCGGAAAGGACGCGCAGGCCGCCGCCGCGGCAGCCAGCGAGGCGCGCTCCATCGTGGCCGCGAAGCGGAGGGCCGAGGCCGCCGAGGCCGCGCGCAAGGCCGCCGAGAAGGCGAAGCAGGACGAGGAGAACGGGACCAACCCCTCCCAGAACTCCGACGAGGACAAGCCCTGGTACTGGGACTGGGAGCTGTGGCCGGAGGACATCGGCGACCCCAAGCAGTGGGCGACGGTCACCGGGCACTGGAGCGCGATCGTCGGCACCGCCGGCGTCGTACTGGGCGTGGGCGCCCTGCTGTTCCCGCCCGCCGCCCCCGCCCTGCTGGCGGCCGCCGGCGCGGTCGGCCTGGTCTCCTGGGGCCTCCAGGGGGCGAGTGCCCTGCTCCACGGCATCGCGGACAACTGGCAGGGCAGCGACTTCCACAGCGCGCTCGGCATGTTCGCGGTCGGCGGGATCTTCCTGGGCAAGGGGGCTCTGCTCAGCAAGTTCGGCGGCGTCGACGACGCACTGCGCCCCGTGGCCGAGGAGGTCGGTGCCAAGATCTCCAGTGTGGTGGGGGACTCGGTGACCACGGTCGTCGGCTGGCTCACCTGGTAG
- the lysS gene encoding lysine--tRNA ligase encodes MPIVAQSTETTDWVSRFADEVIAESERRAPGKPVVVASGLSPSGPIHLGNLREVMTPHLVADEVRRRGHQVRHLISWDDYDRYRKVPNGIAGVDDSWAEHIGKPLTSVPAPKGSAHPNWAEHFKAAMVEALTEMGVEFDGISQTAQYTSGVYREQILHAMRHRRDIDAILAQYRTKKAPAKKSQKPVDEAELEAAEGSGAAAEDDGSGSAAGYFPYKPYCGNCEKDLTTVTAYDDDSTELTYACTACGFSETVRLSEFNRGKLVWKVDWPMRWAYEGVIFEPSGVDHSSPGSSFQVGGQIVGIFDGEQPIGPMYAFVGISGMAKMSSSKGGVPTPADALQIMEPQLLRWLYARRRPNQSFKIAFDQEIQRLYDEWDRLDAKVADGSALPADIAAHSRAVRTAAGELPRTPRPLPYRTLASVADITAGHEDQALRILSELDPADPLGALDEARPRYDKAEAWINTHVPADQRTIVRDEPDAELLKSLDERGRASLRLLLDGLAGHWSLDGLTHLVYGVPKLQAGFSADATPKELPPEIKTAQRSFFALLYHLLVGRDTGPRLPTLLLAVGQDRVRTLLGE; translated from the coding sequence GTGCCGATCGTGGCTCAGAGCACAGAGACCACCGACTGGGTCTCCCGTTTCGCGGACGAGGTCATCGCCGAGTCGGAGCGTCGTGCCCCGGGCAAACCTGTGGTCGTCGCGTCCGGGCTCTCCCCGTCCGGTCCCATCCACCTGGGCAACCTGCGCGAGGTCATGACCCCGCACCTGGTCGCCGACGAGGTCCGCCGCCGCGGCCACCAGGTCCGGCACCTGATCTCCTGGGACGACTACGACCGCTACCGCAAGGTGCCGAACGGTATCGCCGGGGTGGACGACTCGTGGGCCGAGCACATCGGCAAGCCCCTCACCTCCGTCCCGGCGCCCAAGGGCTCCGCGCACCCGAACTGGGCCGAGCACTTCAAGGCCGCGATGGTCGAGGCGCTCACCGAGATGGGCGTGGAGTTCGACGGGATCAGCCAGACCGCGCAGTACACCTCCGGGGTCTACCGCGAGCAGATCCTGCACGCCATGAGGCACCGGCGGGACATCGACGCGATCCTCGCCCAGTACCGGACCAAGAAGGCTCCCGCGAAGAAGTCGCAGAAGCCCGTCGACGAGGCCGAGCTGGAGGCCGCCGAGGGCTCCGGCGCCGCGGCCGAGGACGACGGTTCGGGCTCGGCCGCCGGGTACTTCCCGTACAAGCCGTACTGCGGCAACTGCGAGAAGGACCTGACGACGGTCACCGCGTACGACGACGACTCGACCGAGCTGACCTACGCCTGCACCGCGTGCGGTTTCTCGGAGACGGTCCGGCTCAGCGAGTTCAACCGCGGCAAGCTGGTCTGGAAGGTCGACTGGCCGATGCGGTGGGCCTACGAGGGCGTGATCTTCGAGCCGAGCGGGGTAGACCACTCGTCTCCCGGGTCGTCCTTCCAGGTCGGCGGGCAGATCGTCGGCATCTTCGACGGCGAGCAGCCGATCGGGCCGATGTACGCCTTCGTCGGCATCAGCGGCATGGCGAAGATGTCCTCGTCCAAGGGCGGCGTGCCCACCCCGGCCGACGCGCTGCAGATCATGGAGCCCCAGCTCCTGCGCTGGCTGTACGCCCGCCGCAGGCCCAACCAGTCCTTCAAGATCGCCTTCGACCAGGAGATCCAGCGGCTCTACGACGAGTGGGACCGACTCGACGCCAAGGTCGCCGACGGCAGCGCCCTGCCCGCCGACATCGCCGCCCACTCGCGTGCCGTGCGCACGGCCGCCGGTGAGCTGCCGAGGACGCCCAGGCCGCTGCCGTACCGCACGCTCGCCTCCGTGGCCGACATCACCGCCGGGCACGAGGACCAGGCGCTGCGCATCCTGAGCGAGCTGGACCCCGCGGACCCGCTGGGCGCCCTGGACGAGGCCCGCCCCCGGTACGACAAGGCCGAGGCGTGGATCAACACCCACGTCCCCGCCGACCAGCGCACCATCGTGCGCGACGAGCCGGACGCCGAGCTGCTGAAGTCCCTCGACGAGCGGGGCCGGGCCTCGCTGCGGCTGCTGCTCGACGGGCTCGCCGGCCACTGGTCCCTGGACGGGCTCACCCACCTCGTCTACGGCGTGCCCAAGCTCCAGGCCGGCTTCTCCGCCGACGCCACGCCCAAGGAACTGCCGCCGGAGATCAAGACCGCCCAGCGGTCCTTCTTCGCGCTGCTGTACCACCTGCTGGTCGGCCGCGACACCGGCCCGCGCCTGCCCACGCTGCTGCTGGCGGTGGGCCAGGACCGGGTGCGGACCCTGCTCGGGGAGTAG
- the argS gene encoding arginine--tRNA ligase: protein MASVTSLSDSVQQHLASALTATRPQAAGVDPLLRRSDRADYQANGILALAKKAKANPRELATEVVSHIVTGDLIKDVEVSGPGFLNITIGDRAITGNLAARYADDTGRLGVPHAEHPGTTVIDYAQPNVAKEMHVGHLRSAVIGDSVVQLLEFTGETVVRRHHIGDWGTQFGMLIQYLDEHPHELDHKGADDGAVSGEEAMSNLDRLYKAARRHFDSDEEFKTRARRRVVDLQAGDPKTLAAWQKFVDESKIYFFSVFEKLDMEIRDPDIVGESGYNDMLAETCRMLEESGVAVRSEGALCVFFDDVKGPDGKQVPLIVQKSDGGYGYAATDLSAIRDRVFNLKADTLLYVVDARQSLHFKMVFETARRAGWLNDDVTAQQLAFGTVLGKDGKPFKTREGETVRLVDLLDEAIDRASAVVREKAQDLSEREIAERGTQVGIGAVKYADLSTSANRDYKFDLDQMVSLNGDTSVYLQYAYARIQSILRKAGEVRPGAHPELELHEAERSLGLHLDAFAETVAEAAREYAPHKLTAYLYQLASLFTSFYDKCPVIKPAPPRDVAENRLFLSDVTARTLHQGMALLGIRTPERL from the coding sequence ATGGCCTCGGTCACGTCCCTCAGCGACTCCGTCCAGCAGCACCTCGCGTCCGCCCTGACGGCCACCCGGCCCCAGGCCGCCGGCGTCGACCCGCTGCTGCGCCGAAGCGACCGGGCGGACTACCAGGCCAACGGCATCCTCGCCCTGGCCAAGAAGGCGAAGGCGAACCCGCGGGAGCTGGCGACCGAGGTCGTCTCGCACATCGTCACGGGCGACCTGATCAAGGACGTCGAGGTCTCCGGGCCCGGCTTCCTGAACATCACGATCGGCGACCGGGCGATCACCGGGAACCTCGCCGCGCGGTACGCGGACGACACCGGCCGCCTCGGTGTGCCGCACGCCGAGCACCCCGGCACCACGGTGATCGACTACGCCCAGCCGAACGTGGCGAAGGAGATGCACGTCGGCCACCTGCGCTCCGCGGTGATCGGCGACTCGGTCGTCCAGCTCCTGGAGTTCACCGGCGAGACGGTCGTGCGCCGGCACCACATCGGCGACTGGGGCACCCAGTTCGGCATGCTCATCCAGTACCTCGACGAGCACCCGCACGAGCTGGACCACAAGGGCGCCGACGACGGCGCGGTCTCCGGCGAGGAGGCCATGTCCAACCTGGACCGCCTCTACAAGGCCGCGCGCAGGCACTTCGACTCCGACGAGGAGTTCAAGACGCGGGCGCGGCGCCGAGTGGTCGACCTCCAGGCCGGGGACCCGAAGACGCTCGCCGCGTGGCAGAAGTTCGTCGACGAGTCGAAGATCTACTTCTTCTCCGTCTTCGAGAAGCTGGACATGGAGATCCGCGACCCCGACATCGTCGGCGAGTCCGGGTACAACGACATGCTGGCCGAGACCTGCCGCATGCTGGAGGAGTCCGGCGTCGCCGTCCGCTCCGAGGGCGCGCTGTGCGTCTTCTTCGACGACGTCAAGGGCCCGGACGGCAAGCAGGTCCCGCTGATCGTGCAGAAGTCGGACGGCGGTTACGGCTACGCGGCCACCGATCTCTCCGCGATCCGCGACCGCGTGTTCAACCTCAAGGCGGACACGCTGCTGTACGTGGTCGACGCCCGCCAGTCCCTGCACTTCAAGATGGTCTTCGAGACCGCCCGCAGGGCCGGCTGGCTGAACGACGACGTGACGGCGCAGCAGTTGGCCTTCGGCACCGTCCTCGGCAAGGACGGCAAGCCGTTCAAGACCCGGGAGGGCGAGACGGTCCGCCTGGTCGACCTCCTCGACGAGGCGATCGACCGCGCGTCCGCCGTCGTCCGGGAGAAGGCACAGGACCTCTCCGAGCGGGAGATCGCCGAGCGGGGCACCCAGGTGGGCATCGGCGCGGTGAAGTACGCGGACCTGTCGACGTCGGCGAACCGGGACTACAAGTTCGACCTGGACCAGATGGTCTCGCTGAACGGCGACACGTCCGTCTACCTCCAGTACGCCTACGCCCGGATCCAGTCGATCCTGCGCAAGGCCGGCGAGGTACGTCCCGGGGCCCACCCGGAGCTGGAGCTGCACGAGGCGGAGCGCTCCCTCGGCCTGCACCTCGACGCCTTCGCGGAGACGGTGGCGGAGGCGGCCCGCGAGTACGCCCCGCACAAGCTGACGGCGTACCTCTATCAACTGGCGTCCCTGTTCACGTCGTTCTACGACAAGTGCCCGGTGATCAAGCCGGCGCCCCCGCGCGACGTGGCGGAGAACCGCCTCTTCCTCTCCGACGTGACGGCCCGCACCCTGCACCAGGGCATGGCCCTGCTGGGCATCAGGACGCCCGAGCGGCTCTGA
- a CDS encoding peptidoglycan-binding domain-containing protein — MRALTKALVSATTAVGIAVGGLATAGAATAAPAPAPQQAASAEVGTLAVVNLGLTTTQAKKWQCYLRDWNFDPGKIDGYLGTSSWKAAQRLFNRYGYDAGTVDGIVGTRTIKALQKFLDGRPGMNLDIDGIAGPETKAAFATFAGWQSC, encoded by the coding sequence ATGCGAGCTCTCACCAAGGCACTCGTCAGTGCCACCACCGCCGTCGGGATCGCCGTCGGGGGCCTGGCGACCGCGGGCGCGGCGACGGCGGCTCCCGCGCCGGCCCCGCAGCAGGCGGCGAGTGCCGAGGTCGGCACCCTCGCGGTGGTCAACCTGGGGCTGACCACCACGCAGGCGAAGAAGTGGCAGTGCTACCTGCGGGACTGGAATTTCGACCCGGGCAAGATCGACGGATACCTGGGTACCAGCAGTTGGAAGGCGGCGCAGCGGCTTTTCAACCGGTACGGCTATGACGCCGGTACCGTCGACGGGATCGTCGGAACCAGGACGATCAAGGCGTTGCAGAAGTTCCTGGACGGGCGCCCCGGGATGAACCTCGACATCGACGGGATCGCCGGACCGGAGACCAAGGCCGCGTTCGCGACCTTCGCCGGCTGGCAGTCCTGCTGA
- a CDS encoding peptidoglycan-binding protein, with protein MSRWKGLPAELHPQVRQLIVRLRKLKDRSELSTRQLAAKSGYSARSWQRYLNGGALPPRQAVEAMARIGGDDPTRLLVLHEVAAEHWARGRDAMADAPQDASDTRVTVPTGRQPYGRYPRSLVTAGAVALVLSVSAALLLAVRLTEARAELADVRADAGAAAPATVSESLIPVVYTCRLERRDGRWYAGLSPTTDAILAYTHTGPEVAEAQCLLRRTGIPPGDVDGIFGPKTQHAVERVQARDGLVVDGVIGPHTWKALREAAAK; from the coding sequence ATGTCGCGTTGGAAGGGGTTGCCCGCAGAGCTGCATCCACAGGTCCGCCAGTTGATCGTGCGGCTGCGCAAGCTGAAGGACCGCAGTGAACTGAGCACGCGTCAACTGGCCGCGAAGTCCGGGTACAGCGCGCGGTCCTGGCAGCGGTACCTGAACGGCGGGGCACTGCCGCCCCGGCAGGCCGTGGAGGCGATGGCCCGCATCGGCGGTGACGATCCGACCCGCCTGCTGGTGCTGCACGAGGTCGCCGCCGAACACTGGGCGCGGGGACGCGACGCGATGGCCGACGCACCGCAGGACGCCTCCGACACCCGGGTGACCGTGCCCACCGGGCGGCAGCCGTACGGGCGTTACCCCCGCTCCCTGGTCACGGCGGGCGCGGTGGCCCTGGTGCTGTCCGTCTCCGCGGCGCTCCTGCTGGCCGTGCGGCTCACCGAGGCCCGCGCCGAGTTGGCCGACGTCCGCGCCGACGCGGGCGCGGCCGCCCCCGCCACCGTGTCGGAGTCCTTGATACCGGTCGTCTACACCTGTCGGCTGGAGCGGCGTGACGGCCGTTGGTACGCGGGGCTCAGCCCCACCACGGACGCCATCCTGGCGTACACCCACACGGGGCCGGAGGTGGCCGAGGCACAGTGCCTGCTACGCCGGACGGGCATCCCACCGGGGGACGTCGACGGCATCTTCGGCCCGAAGACACAACACGCGGTCGAACGCGTCCAGGCCCGGGACGGGCTGGTCGTGGACGGTGTCATAGGCCCGCACACCTGGAAGGCCCTACGGGAGGCAGCGGCGAAGTGA
- a CDS encoding helix-turn-helix domain-containing protein, with protein MTARHTPLTAALRELRVRTGLSLAALAERTAYSKSSWERYLNGKSLPPRQAVQDLCRVANEPEGRLLALWEIAESDWSGRAATPTPATAEPQAQEQEQAQEQARLQPQPQPQPHNPPRPAGTGRPPGRGGRLLMVLASVYAVLVGGVVLVLLLLPGRDTPGDEPLPASAPYSLAPQCHGAACEGRDPMRMICGIDPDTLTTYRTATGAHVELRYSAKCGASWARSWGARPGDRVEVTVGGPTREVRVKDQADTEAYVYTAMTVAHPGSTVRACFLPGPAVGERECFEARVGETAALTRPPSPQ; from the coding sequence GTGACCGCGCGACACACCCCGCTGACCGCCGCGCTCCGGGAACTGCGGGTCCGTACGGGACTGAGCCTGGCGGCGCTGGCGGAGCGCACGGCGTACAGCAAGTCCTCGTGGGAGCGCTACCTCAACGGCAAGAGCCTGCCCCCTCGCCAGGCCGTCCAGGACCTGTGCCGGGTCGCGAACGAGCCGGAGGGACGGCTGCTGGCCCTGTGGGAGATCGCCGAGTCGGACTGGAGCGGACGCGCGGCGACTCCCACCCCGGCCACCGCCGAGCCGCAGGCACAGGAACAGGAACAGGCGCAGGAACAGGCACGACTACAACCACAGCCACAGCCACAGCCGCACAACCCGCCCCGGCCCGCCGGGACCGGGCGCCCGCCCGGCCGCGGCGGGCGGCTCCTGATGGTGCTGGCTTCGGTGTACGCCGTACTCGTCGGCGGTGTGGTGCTGGTGCTCCTCCTGCTGCCGGGCCGGGACACCCCCGGGGACGAACCGCTGCCGGCCTCCGCCCCGTACTCCCTCGCCCCCCAGTGCCACGGCGCCGCCTGCGAGGGCCGGGACCCGATGCGCATGATCTGCGGCATCGACCCCGACACCCTCACCACGTACCGCACCGCCACCGGCGCCCACGTCGAGCTGCGCTACAGCGCGAAGTGCGGCGCGAGCTGGGCCCGGTCCTGGGGGGCCCGGCCCGGTGACCGGGTGGAGGTCACCGTGGGCGGCCCGACCCGCGAGGTGCGCGTCAAGGACCAGGCCGACACGGAGGCCTACGTCTACACCGCGATGACGGTGGCCCACCCCGGCAGCACGGTCCGCGCCTGCTTCCTGCCCGGGCCGGCGGTCGGCGAGCGGGAGTGCTTCGAGGCCCGCGTGGGCGAGACCGCCGCCCTGACCCGGCCGCCCTCACCCCAGTAG
- a CDS encoding arylamine N-acetyltransferase family protein: MPDSTRTTTPFDLDAYLGRIGWEGERRPDAATLRGVHLAHLRAVPFENLDALGGTAPSLDLADLTAKLVHGRRRGGYCYEHNTLFAAALEALGLRVTRLAARVVVGADRFEDRPRTHMALLAEIPGDPRPYLADVGFGAVGSLLEPVPLTADTEFHDAGRRHRLVHAPRSGPLEMWVLESYQGREGASDGDWVAQYAFTLEPFEQPDYEVINWHIATNPRSPFSRRPYAQFLTPDGHVLLDGDRFTATGDDGTVTERKLTDEDEVRRLLAGDFGIDVPEGLVLLG, translated from the coding sequence ATGCCCGACAGCACACGGACGACGACGCCCTTCGACCTCGACGCGTACCTCGGCCGGATCGGCTGGGAGGGGGAGCGGCGGCCCGACGCGGCCACGCTGCGGGGCGTGCACCTCGCCCATCTGAGGGCCGTCCCGTTCGAGAACCTGGACGCCCTCGGCGGTACGGCCCCCTCCCTCGACCTCGCCGACCTGACGGCCAAGCTGGTCCACGGCCGCCGGCGCGGCGGCTACTGCTACGAGCACAACACGCTGTTCGCGGCGGCCCTGGAGGCGCTGGGTCTCCGGGTGACCCGGCTGGCCGCGCGGGTCGTCGTCGGCGCGGACCGCTTCGAGGACCGCCCGCGCACCCACATGGCGCTGCTGGCCGAGATCCCCGGCGACCCGCGGCCGTACCTGGCCGACGTCGGATTCGGAGCCGTCGGCTCCCTGCTGGAACCGGTGCCGCTGACGGCGGACACGGAGTTCCACGACGCCGGACGCCGGCACCGGCTGGTGCACGCGCCGCGCTCCGGGCCGCTGGAGATGTGGGTCCTGGAGTCGTACCAGGGCCGCGAAGGGGCTTCGGACGGTGACTGGGTGGCGCAGTACGCCTTCACCCTGGAGCCGTTCGAGCAGCCCGACTACGAGGTCATCAACTGGCACATCGCCACGAACCCGCGCTCTCCGTTCTCCCGGCGCCCGTACGCCCAGTTCCTCACCCCGGACGGGCACGTACTGCTCGACGGCGACCGTTTCACCGCGACCGGCGACGACGGAACGGTGACCGAGCGGAAACTGACGGACGAGGACGAGGTCCGGCGCCTGCTCGCGGGGGACTTCGGCATCGACGTCCCCGAGGGCCTGGTGCTACTGGGGTGA